Proteins from a genomic interval of Siniperca chuatsi isolate FFG_IHB_CAS linkage group LG10, ASM2008510v1, whole genome shotgun sequence:
- the rab5if gene encoding uncharacterized protein RAB5IF, which translates to MTSSIKRKEESHLLNGGVKLSTWSKAFNSNAVWEEKDEFLDVIYWLRQIIAVILGVIWGVAPLKGFLGIAIFCIINAGVLYVYFSSFQQIDEEEYGGTWELTKEGFMTSFALFLVVWIIFYTALHYD; encoded by the exons ATGACGAGCAGTATAAAGCGGAAAGAAGAAAGTCATCTGCTGAATGGGGGTGTAAAACTGTCCACATGGAGCAAAGCCTTCAACAGTAATGCTGTTTGGGAAGAGAAG gatGAGTTTTTAGATGTGATTTACTGGCTTCGGCAAATTATTGCAGTAATCCTTGGTGTGATATGGGGTGTTGCACCATTGAAAGGATTCCTGGGAATAGCCAT ATTCTGCATCATCAACGCTGGCGTCCTGTATGTGTACTTCAGCAGCTTTCAGCAGATTGATGAGGAAGAGTATGGTGGCACGTGGGAACTCACCAAAGAAGGCTTCATGACAtcttttgctctgtttctg GTGGTGTGGATAATCTTTTACACAGCTCTACATTATGACTGA
- the dhx35 gene encoding probable ATP-dependent RNA helicase DHX35, with amino-acid sequence MAAPLSTMKFWKPGSEAPGISEERELNTETTGSPVIFNPHTALSIEKQRQKLPVFKHRNNILYLVESYQTVIIVGETGCGKTTQIPQYLLEAGWAAEGKVIGVTQPRRVAAISVANRVAEERGAPLGHEVGYTIRFDDCSDPHSTRIKFLTDGMLVREMMADPLLKKYSVLMLDEAHERTLYTDIAIGLLKKIQKKRRDLRLIVASATLDAKKFHDFFNLNESGDPNKDTCGILTVEGRTFPVDVFYTVSPVPDYVKATVETVLKIHETEDDGDVLAFLTGQEEVEKVVSLLQDQARSLSRYGMKKHLRILPMYSGLPYAEQMKVFERVPPSVRKVVVATNIAETSITINGVVFVIDCAFVKLRAYNPCTAIESLVVTPISKASASQRAGRAGRNRPGKCFRLYTEEDFEKLPASTVPEMQRTNLAPVILQLKALGIDNVLRFSFLSPPPAQTMVQALELLYALGGLDHYGRLTDPMGVRMAEFPLSPMFAKMLLESGNFGCSKEIVTIAAMMQIQNIFVVPPNQKKAAAREHRKFAVAEGDHLTMLNVYEAFIKHQKSSQWCQEHFLNYKGLLRAVTVREQLRHLMNKFKVPRTSSEGDPDVILKCIVFGFFANAARIHHSGSYRTLRDDRELHIHPNSVLFGEKPPKWVVFNEVVQTSKYFMRDVTAVESSWLVELAPHFYKQAKHGSLASKRSRVL; translated from the exons ATGGCGGCTCCCCTTTCCACGATGAAATTTTGGAAGCCGG GGTCTGAGGCACCGGGGATCTCAGAGGAGCGCGAGCTCAACACAGAGACCACCGGCTCCCCCGTCATCTTCAACCCGCACACCGCCCTCTCCATAGAGAAACAACGACAGAAACTCCCCGTTTTCAAG CACAGAAACAACATCTTATACTTGGTGGAGAGCTACCAGACTGTCATCATAGTTGGTGAGACGGGATGTGGGAAGACGACACAGATACCTCAG TACCTGCTGGAGGCTGGCTGGGCAGCGGAGGGGAAGGTGATTGGTGTGACACAGCCTCGACGTGTGGCTGCCATCTCT GTAGCTAACCGTGTAGCAGAGGAGCGGGGGGCCCCGCTGGGACATGAGGTGGGCTACACCATCCGGTTTGATGACTGCTCTGACCCTCACTCCACAAGGATCAAG TTCCTTACAGATGGCATGCTGGTGCGGGAGATGATGGCTGATCCTCTTTTGAAAAAATACAG TGTGTTGATGCTAGATGAAGCACATGAGAGAACCCTGTATACAGACATAGCCATTGGTCTACTAAAGAAG ATTCAGAAAAAGCGGCGAGACCTGAGGCTGATTGTGGCCTCTGCCACTCTGGATGCCAAG aaattccATGACTTCTTCAACCTAAACGAGTCCGGGGATCCCAACAAGGACACGTGTGGCATTCTGACAGTGGAGGGACGCACCTTTCCAGTGGACGTCTTCTACACTGTCAG TCCTGTCCCAGACTATGTGAAGGCCACAGTGGAGACAGTGCTGAAGATCCATGAGACAGAGGATGACGGAGATGTCCTGGCTTTTCTTACTGGGCAG GAAGAGGTGGAGAAAGTGGTGTCCCTCCTGCAGGACCAGGCCAGATCTCTGTCACGATATGGCATGAAGAAACACCTGAGAATTTTGCCCATGTATTCTGGTCTACCTTACGCTGAGCAGATGAAGGTCTTTGAGAGGGTGCCCCCCTCTGTTCGCAAG gtTGTGGTTGCCACTAACATAGCTGAGACCTCCATCACTATAAATGGAGTTGTATTTGTCATTGACTGTGCGTTTGTGAAGCTGCGAGCCTATAATCCTTGCACTGCCATTGAATCGCTGGTGGTTACCCCCATCTCCAAGGCTTCAGCCAGCCAGAGGGCTGGGAGAGCCGGACGAAACCGACCTGGGAAATGCTTTAGACTATACACAG AGGAGGACTTTGAGAAACTGCCTGCCTCCACTGTGCCAGAGATGCAGCGCACCAATTTGGCCCCTGTCATCCTGCAGCTCAAAGCATTAGGAATTGACAATGTGCTGCGGTTCAGCTTCCTTTCT CCTCCTCCAGCTCAGACCATGGTTCAGGCTCTAGAGCTGCTCTACGCTCTGGGAG GTCTGGACCATTACGGCCGGTTGACTGATCCCATGGGTGTGCGGATGGCGGAGTTTCCTCTCAGCCCCATGTTTGCCAAGATGCTCCTAGAGTCAGGAAACTTTGGCTGCTCCAAAGAGATCGTTACCATAGCAGCAATGATGCAGATTCAGAATATATTTGTTGTGCCACCCAATCAGAAGAAAGCTGCC GCCCGAGAGCACAGGAAATTTGCAGTTGCTGAGGGAGACCACCTCACCATGCTGAATGTGTATGAAGCATTCATTaag CACCAGAAGAGCTCCCAGTGGTGTCAGGAACACTTCCTCAATTATAAGGGTCTGCTGCGGGCTGTGACTGTACGAGAGCAGCTCCGGCACCTCATGAACAAGTTTAAGGTACCACGGACTTCCAGTGAAG GTGACCCAGATGTGATCTTGAAGTGCATTGTATTTGGGTTTTTCGCTAACGCAGCCCGCATTCACCATTCTGGTTCCTACCG GACTTTACGAGACGATCGCGAGCTTCACATCCACCCCAACTCTGTGCTGTTTGGAGAGAAACCTCCAAAATG GGTTGTTTTCAATGAAGTGGTGCAGACGTCAAAATACTTCATGCGTGATGTGACTGCTGTTGAGTCGTCCTGGTTGGTTGAGTTGGCCCCTCACTTTTACAAGCAGGCCAAG cATGGTTCACTGGCCAGCAAGAGGTCCCGGGTCCTCTAA